One Candidatus Nitronauta litoralis genomic window, CCAGTATTGGCGGAGTTGCGCCGGGTATCGCAGAAGCCCTTATCGCCACTGCCGCCGGTCTTTTGGCCGCCATTCCTGCCGTAATCTTTTATAACCTGCTGAACAACCGCGTGAGAATTCTTGGCGGAGTGATGGATGACTTTTCCCGAGACTTCGCCTACATGGCTGAGAAAAACTTCATGGAGCCGTCGAAGGTACGGCGTCAACCTGAAACTGAAATGTCGGTGGAATGATGCGGCGTGATCGCGATTACAGGTTAATGGCTGATATCAATGTGACGCCGTTGGTCGATGTGATGCTGGTGCTGCTGGTCATTTTCATGATCACCGCACCCTTGATGCAACACGGTATCGATATTGAACTGCCACAGGAGACAACGTCAGCGGTGCAGGTATCGGACAAGACCCCGACGATTTCCCTGAAACCCAACCGGTCAATTTACTGGGATAAAGACAAGGTTTCTACCTTGCCAAACCTGACCGAAAAGCTTAAGCGGTACCAGTCTTCCAAAAAGGATGGGGCGATTTATTTCAGGGCAGACCAGTCACTGGATTACGGATTTGTGATGAAAGTCATGGCCACCATTCGCCGTGCCGGCGTACAGAATATTGGCATGATCACTGAACCTGAACAATGAGTCACGCACAACCCCAACCTGTTTCCAGATACAACGAGATGCTGGTGCTCTCGGTCTTTATTCATTGCCTGATTCTAGGGAGCATTATGTTCATCCCGACATCCAACTGGAAAAACAAGGTGGTGAAGCCCGCAACCCTGCAGGTAAAGTTTATCGAAAATCCGGGAGTGAAACCCTCCAGGCCGGTGCCGCCCAGGCCTGTCGAGACTAAAGTGAAACCAGCGGTCCAGAAGCAACCACCGCCATTGGCTAAAAAACCGATTGCAAAGCCAATAAAAAAAGCCGCCTCCGCGAAACCGGTGAAGAAAGTAGCGGTCAAGAAGCCGAGTAAAATCAAGAAGCCGGCACCGGTTAAAAGCCAATCGGCAAAACCGGTGGCCAAACCCAAAAAAACACCCGTCCGTTCGGTTAAGAAAATTCCAGAGAAGCCTGCTCCGGCTCCAAGGCCCGTGATCGTGCCTCCAGCGTCTCAATCGAAAGACCTGTTCAAGGAATTGGACCAGGTGGCATCGCTTCCCAAGAAAAAAGCGGTTCCTGTAAAGCCCAAAAAGACGGACTCATTTTTAGAAGAGCAGGTCAGGGAACTTGAGGCCTTGAAAGCCTCAAATATTTCTCCCAGGGTGACCCGCAGGACACAGATCGAGGTACCGGCTCTGGAAAAATTTCCGAATGCTTCGGCAAGCATTGCAGCAGAGAAACATAAAAAGTTTCAGGAGTTGCTGGCTACCGAGGCAGAGGCAAATCCGGTGGTTGCGTCAGGAGCCAGTAAGTCCCGTCCCAAGGTAATGGAAGACCTGGAGTCAATTTCCCAGTTAAGGGCGGAGCGGACGGTGATCCCGTCACCCGCGACCATACCTAAAACTTTGCCGGCAAATTCCGGGGTTGCCCAGACCAGGGAGATGGAGAGTATCAAGCAGGAGCTGGCTTCCCTCAGTGAGGGCGAAATCAAGGTGGATATCAAAGTGGGCGCTCCGGCAAAAAAGGACTCCTCTGCTCCCGCGTTTAAAAGTCAGACGCGCGGACTTAGTGCCCTGGATCCGACCAAAAATTATGTCGTGGCTACATTGCCAATGAAGCTGACCAAGCCACCGGCGGGGGGGTCTCCTGAAGCTGACCGGCTTTCTGAATATGTGGCGACGATTCAGGAAATTGTCTATAGCAATTGGAAAAGCCCTGTTGGGGCAGAGCATAACCAGGTGCGCGCTTCCTTTGTCGTTTTCCCTGCCGGGAAAATTGATCGTCCATCACTCGTTCAAAGTTCTGGAAATGAAGTGCTGGATAATCTTGCGCTTCGAGCGATCAGCGCGTCTGAACCGTTTCCTCCATTCCCAAAGGAATTGAAGGAGCCGAATCTCCACATCGTCGTTCATTTTCGTTATGTTTACCAGGAAGAGTAGGGCAAGTCTGGTTTCTGCCTGTTTATTGACGGCAGTGCTGTTTGGAGACTGCCAACAGGTTGTGGCGGAGTCCGATGCTTATATTGAACAAGCAGCTCCACTGGAAGCCGAGGAGGATATTTCGATAAGTCAGTCCGGTCCTTCAGCACCGGAATCTGTTCCTCCCGATTATCTGGAGGACCCGGTAGACATATCGAAAATGTCCCTTGTCGGAGCACTTTTGTTTTCAAAGTATGTGCACGAGGTGAAGGACAAGATATTTAAAAACTGGGGTTCACCGGAAGGCGCGGCGAATGCCCGTTTACTTGCCTCGGTTCGGGTTTTCCCAAAGGGAAACATAGACCACCCGACCCTGGTGCAAAGTTCAGGGAATAAAAAATTGGATCATCTGGCCCTTGAAGCCATTCGAGCTTCTGAACCGTTCCCGCCATTTCCAAAGGAACTCAGGGAACCTAACCTTAAAATTGTCGTCCACTTTGACTATGTCTATTATGAAGAAGAATTCCAGGAAAATGAGCTTTCGAAAGAAGAGTTTTTTTAATCTGCTACAAAGCGGTTTATTTATAGCCACATTGATTTTCGGCACGAAGCTGGTTTTTGCGCAATCTGATGTTCTCATTGACCTTTCAATGGAGACCCAGCCGGAAGTCCGTATTGCTGTGCCTGAATTTGAACAGTTAAAGGGCAGCAGTGATTCCAGCGGTCTGGGTCGTGAGGGTCGCGAAATTCTAGAGAACGATCTCAAGTTGTTTGAGTTGTTTCAGCCCGTACGCCACAGCGCCTACAGTTCGCAGGCTTCTCGAGAGCGTGGAACTGGCAAGGTCGACTATTCCGAATGGAATGGTCTCGGTGTGCAATGGTTGATTAAGACCCAGTACCAGGTTGCCAGTTCCGGCAGCAATGTTTTTATCTTTCGGCTTTATGACGTGGTCAACGAACGTTTCATTGTAGGCAAACGGTATCGGGGCAAGCGCCAGTGGGTCAGGCGTATGATGCATCGCTTTGCAGACGAAGTCATGGCTCAATTGACCGGCAAGCGTGGGGTTGCGGAAACCCAGATCGCTTTTCTGGCGCAGCAGGGAAAAAGTGGAAAAGAAATGTATGTGGTGGATTTCGATGGTTACAACTTGAAGAAGGTGACGCGTGAACAATCGGTCATGCTGGCGCCCGACTGGTCTCCGGATGGGAAAGCCATTGTGTTTACTTCCTATCGCGATCACAACCCTGATCTGGTGATGGTTGATCGCTCAGGTAAAAAACGGAAAGTGTTGTTGCAACTTCCCGGTCTTAACAGCGCGCCCGCGTGGTCTCCCGATGGAGAGAAAATTGCGCTGGTGCTCAGTAAGGATCAAAACTCCGAGATTTATCTGCTCGACAAATTTGCTAATCTCAAACGGCTCACCAAGCACTTCAATATCGACACTTCCCCGGCGTGGTCTCCGGACGGAAGAAAAATTGCTTTCGCTTCGGACCGATCCGGAACCGGTGCTCCACAGATTTTTATTATGGATGCCCGTTCGGGCGATAGTGGTGGGGTGAAGCGGATTTCATTTTCTGCTTCCTATAATGACAATCCGGCGTGGTCACCAACCGGTGACAAGATTGCCTATACCGCTTTAGTGAACCGCAAGTTCCAGGTCAAGATATACGATCTGGAAAAAAACCAGACTTATGACCTGACGACCGGAGGGGGAAATAAAGAAGCGCCAGCCTGGTCCCCGGATGGACAGTTTGTGGCCTACCGGGTGGAAAAAGGCGGAAACTCGACCATCCATATTAAACGTGTGGGATCGAAAAAAAGCCGTTCCTTGACGTTTCCGCCGTTGACAGCGTTGAGTCCAACCTGGTCACCCTATTCACGGTAGAAAAAAGTGGTGAGGTCCAAAACTTTTGAAAAATCAGGGGTTTCAGCCCTCTTACATTTACAAGGGGAATAAATATGTTTACGTAGAAGGGCTTGTACGAAAACCCGATTTGCTTTAAAATAATGGCTGGGTACCCGCAACCCTTTGAATTAATTGCTTGTGACGAATCCCCGGAAAAGGGGTGTGTGGGTTTCCCAATCTCCCGCGGGGAGTGGTTTAATGAGGTTAAATTTCTTAAAATTTGTTTAAATTAATATTTCCAGTTTGACGGAAATCTGGATCATGGTTCGGCCTCCAGATACGGGTCGGATACCCGGTGTGGATAGGCTGTTCTCTTGGATTTCCAACTTTCAAATTTTCAAAGAGGTCCAAAGCTATGAAGTTGACGACGAAGAAAAGTTTTACAAGAAGCATTATCGGTCTTGGAATGGCACTGCTGGTAACGGGATTTGCCGCAGGGTGCTCCAAGCAATTGTTACCGCCTGAGATTGAGGCAAATAATGGCGGCTCCGGCATGATGACCGGGCTGTCTGATAATGGCGGCGGCATCAATGAGGGTAATGTTGGAGGCGGAAATGCCGGTGGAAGCGGAAGCCCGATTGAAGGTGGTTCTGCAGGACAGGGTTTTAATATCAATGAGCAGAATGAAGGTTTTTCTGGAAGCAGTGGTTCCAACGGTGCCGGTGACCCGATGTTTATTCAGGAAGGAAATATTGCCGAAAGTGACATGGGTCATGCAGGCTCCGGACCTGAATTCTCTGGCAGCGGTGATCAGGATTTCGGTTCAGGCTCCGGGATGCCTGGAGATGGATATACCGGGAAAGCTCCGAGGGATGGCATGGCCTCTTCGGATTCAAGTGGCGGTTCGTTCGATAATTTCGGCACAGGAGCCCAGGCTGGTGGTACCGGGCCTCTTGGAGAGGGCACTTCGAAACTGGATCATCCGGCTGGAACCCATCATCCTTTTCATGAAGGTCCAAACGGTGGCTCCACAGGATCTTCCGTAGGTGCTGGTAGCTCTGGGGGTATGGGAGGCATGGATCCACAAGAAGCCCGTCTGGCAGATTTTACTGATACCACGGATTTGAGTGATATCCATTTTGCCTACGATCAATACGATCTTACAGAGGAAAGTAAGCAGATTCTGCGCACCAATGCTGAATGGATGAAGTCCAATCCGTC contains:
- a CDS encoding biopolymer transporter ExbD, giving the protein MRRDRDYRLMADINVTPLVDVMLVLLVIFMITAPLMQHGIDIELPQETTSAVQVSDKTPTISLKPNRSIYWDKDKVSTLPNLTEKLKRYQSSKKDGAIYFRADQSLDYGFVMKVMATIRRAGVQNIGMITEPEQ
- a CDS encoding TonB C-terminal domain-containing protein — its product is MSHAQPQPVSRYNEMLVLSVFIHCLILGSIMFIPTSNWKNKVVKPATLQVKFIENPGVKPSRPVPPRPVETKVKPAVQKQPPPLAKKPIAKPIKKAASAKPVKKVAVKKPSKIKKPAPVKSQSAKPVAKPKKTPVRSVKKIPEKPAPAPRPVIVPPASQSKDLFKELDQVASLPKKKAVPVKPKKTDSFLEEQVRELEALKASNISPRVTRRTQIEVPALEKFPNASASIAAEKHKKFQELLATEAEANPVVASGASKSRPKVMEDLESISQLRAERTVIPSPATIPKTLPANSGVAQTREMESIKQELASLSEGEIKVDIKVGAPAKKDSSAPAFKSQTRGLSALDPTKNYVVATLPMKLTKPPAGGSPEADRLSEYVATIQEIVYSNWKSPVGAEHNQVRASFVVFPAGKIDRPSLVQSSGNEVLDNLALRAISASEPFPPFPKELKEPNLHIVVHFRYVYQEE
- a CDS encoding TonB C-terminal domain-containing protein, whose product is MFTRKSRASLVSACLLTAVLFGDCQQVVAESDAYIEQAAPLEAEEDISISQSGPSAPESVPPDYLEDPVDISKMSLVGALLFSKYVHEVKDKIFKNWGSPEGAANARLLASVRVFPKGNIDHPTLVQSSGNKKLDHLALEAIRASEPFPPFPKELREPNLKIVVHFDYVYYEEEFQENELSKEEFF
- the tolB gene encoding Tol-Pal system beta propeller repeat protein TolB, with protein sequence MSFRKKSFFNLLQSGLFIATLIFGTKLVFAQSDVLIDLSMETQPEVRIAVPEFEQLKGSSDSSGLGREGREILENDLKLFELFQPVRHSAYSSQASRERGTGKVDYSEWNGLGVQWLIKTQYQVASSGSNVFIFRLYDVVNERFIVGKRYRGKRQWVRRMMHRFADEVMAQLTGKRGVAETQIAFLAQQGKSGKEMYVVDFDGYNLKKVTREQSVMLAPDWSPDGKAIVFTSYRDHNPDLVMVDRSGKKRKVLLQLPGLNSAPAWSPDGEKIALVLSKDQNSEIYLLDKFANLKRLTKHFNIDTSPAWSPDGRKIAFASDRSGTGAPQIFIMDARSGDSGGVKRISFSASYNDNPAWSPTGDKIAYTALVNRKFQVKIYDLEKNQTYDLTTGGGNKEAPAWSPDGQFVAYRVEKGGNSTIHIKRVGSKKSRSLTFPPLTALSPTWSPYSR
- the pal gene encoding peptidoglycan-associated lipoprotein Pal, which codes for MKLTTKKSFTRSIIGLGMALLVTGFAAGCSKQLLPPEIEANNGGSGMMTGLSDNGGGINEGNVGGGNAGGSGSPIEGGSAGQGFNINEQNEGFSGSSGSNGAGDPMFIQEGNIAESDMGHAGSGPEFSGSGDQDFGSGSGMPGDGYTGKAPRDGMASSDSSGGSFDNFGTGAQAGGTGPLGEGTSKLDHPAGTHHPFHEGPNGGSTGSSVGAGSSGGMGGMDPQEARLADFTDTTDLSDIHFAYDQYDLTEESKQILRTNAEWMKSNPSARIEIQGHCDERGTNNYNLGLGERRALSTKKFLTALGVDANRIFTISYGEEKPFCFDSNDACWNENRRAHFMVAR